The Oceanicaulis sp. nucleotide sequence GATCTGTTCATCGCCGTCGAACGCCTGTTCGAGGGCGACCGCAACAAGCGCATGCGGCTGGATAAACAGCCCTGGAGCTTCGACAAGGCCTGGCGGAAGATTTCCAAGCACGCGGTCTGGCTGGTCATCGCGGCGGCCACCGGCGGGGCGTGGATCCTGTATTTCCACGACGCCTTCGCGGTGCTGGAGAATTTCTTCACCGGCCAGGCGGCGCTGACGAGCTATCTCTTCTTCGCCATCCTGACCTTCACCACCTACACGCTCGCCGGCACGATGCGCGAGCAGGTGTGCACCTACATGTGTCCCTGGCCGCGCATCCAGGCGGGGCTGACCGACCAGCAATCGCTGAACGTCATGTACCGGGTCGACCGCGGCGAGCCGCGCGGCGCGCACAAGAAGGGCGAGAGCTGGGAGGGCCGGGGCGACTGCATCGACTGCAAGGCCTGCGTGGCGGCCTGTCCGATGGGCATCGACATCCGCGAAGGCGCCCAGCTCGAATGCATCGGCTGCGCGCTGTGCATCGACGCCTGCGACGAGATCATGGTCAAGGTGAACCGGCCCAAGGGCCTGATCGCCTATGACACCGACCTCAATATCGAGCGCCGGATGAAGGGCGAGAAGACGCAGTTCAACCTGCTCCGCCCGCGCGTGATCCTGTATGCGGCGCTGATCGCGGCGGTGTCGGGCCTGATGCTGTTCGGGCTGATCAACCGCTCCGAGCTCGAGCTCAACTCCTATCGCGACCGCAATCCGAACTTCGTGACCCTGAGCGACGGCACGGTGCGCAACGGCTATACGCTGACGGTCCTGAACAAGGCCGGCGAGCCGCGCACGCTGGACGTCTCGCTTCAGACCGATCCGATGATGCGCATGCGGGTGATCGGCGCCACCGAAGCCGCGCCGACCCGGCTTGCGGTGCCTGCGGATACGACACAGGATTTCCGCATCTTCCTGTCGCTGCCGCCCGAAGCGGTGGATCGCGCCTCGGAAGACGTCACGTTCGTGGTCACCGATCCGGCGACCGGAGAGACCGCCCGCACCGAGGCGGTGTTCATTACAGGAGAGGGCGGCAGATGAGCACCGGCGACTGGAACGACGTTCACGAGGGCCCGGCGAAGTTCAGGATCAAGGGCTGGCACGTGCTGGCGATGATGGTGGCGTTTTTCGGCGTCATCTTCACGGTGAACACGCTTTTCATCACCCTGGCGCTGGGCAGCTTTCCCGGCGAGCAGACCCGGCGCTCCTACATGCAGGGCCTGCAATACAACGATGTCATCGCCGAGCGCGAAGCCCAGGCGGCGCTGGGCTGGACGGCGGCGGCCAATCTCACCGCCGAGACCGTGATCGTCAGCGTGCGCGACGCGAACGCGAACCCGGTGACCAATCTGCAGCTCGAAGGCGCGCTGCGCCGGCCCGCCGACATGGATCTCGACCACGCCCTCGCCTTCGAGGAGATCCGGCCCGGCGTCTATTCCGCGCCGGTGAGCGGGCTTCTGGAAGGCCGTTATATTCTTGAAGCGCAGTCGGCGGGCGAATTGCCCTTCGTTCTGGAGAGCGAGCTGTGGCGGCGCTAGACGCCGGTTTCGCGCCTTCAGCCCCCTCCCCGCTCGACGAGCGCCGCGAGGAGGCCGCCGCCCATGTGCGCGCCGGCCCCGAAGAGGGGCGCAAGCGCCTCGATCTCGCGGTCACCGGAGCGACCTGTGCGGCCTGCATCCAGAAGATCGAAGGCGCGCTCACGAAGATGGACGGCGTCAGGCGCGCGCGGCTGAACCTCTCCACCGGCCGGCTGGGCGTGGAGTTCGCCGGCGCCGACGAGCGGGCGGGCGATTTCCTCATGGCGGTCGAGGCGCTGGGCTACGGCGCGCGGCCCTACTCCGCCGAAGCCGCCGACGACGCCCGCACCCGCGAGGAAAAGCGCCTTCTGCGCGCGCTGGCCGTCTCCGGCTTCGCGATGATGAACGTGATGCTGCTCTCGATCAGCGTCTGGGCGGGCGAAGGCGAGATGGACCTCGCCACCAAGACGCTGATGCACTGGATCTCGGGGCTTATCGCGCTTCCGGCGGTGGCCTATGCCGGGATGCCCTTCTTTGAAAGCGGCTGGCGGAGCCTCAAGGCGCGGCGGGTCAATATGGACGTGCCGATCTCGCTGGCGGTGCTGCTGGCGTGCGTTCTGTCGATCTACGAGACCGCGATGGGTCATGGCGAGGCGTATTTCGACGCCGCGGTCATGCTGCTCTTCTTTCTGCTGATCGGCCGCTATCTCGACCAGCGCCTGCGCGCCAAGGCCGGCCGGGCCGCGCGCGATCTCGCCTCGCTGCAGGCCTCCATCGCCCACAGGATCGGCGAGGACGGCGCGGTGAAGGCCGTGCCCGCCCGCGACGTCGCGCCCGGCGAGCTTCTGCTGATCAAGACCGGCGAGCGCTTCCCCGTGGACGGCGTGATCGAGACCGGCGACAGCCGGGCCGACGCGGCGCTGGTCACCGGAGAGACCGAACCGGTCGCCCTGACGCCCGGCGCGGAGGCGTTTTCGGGGATGATCAATCTCGGCGCGCCGGTGAAACTGCGCGCCAGCGCGGCGAGCGCAGACTCCCTGCTGGCAGAGATCGCCCGGCTGGTCGAAGCCGGCGAGCAGTCGAAATCGCGCTACGTGCAGTACGCCGACCACGCTGCGCGCGCCTATGTGCCGGCGGTGTTCGTCATGGCGGCTGCGACCTTGCTGGGCTGGCTCGCGATCGGCGGCTCGCCGCACGACGCGATCATGAACGCGATCGCGGTGCTGATCATCACCTGCCCCTGCGCGATGGCGCTGGTCGCCCCGGCGGTACAGGTGGTCGCCTGCGGACGGCTGTTTCAGGCCGGCGTGCTGGTCAAATCCGGCGATGCGCTGGAGCGGCTGGCCGATGCGAAAACCGTCGTCTTCGACAAGACCGGCACGCTGACCCGCGGCGCGCCGGAACTTCTGAACGGCGAAACCCTGGGCGCCGAGACCATAGAGACCGCCGCCCGACTCGCCCGCGCCTCGCGCCATCCGCTCAGCCGCGCCGCCGTCCGGGCCGCAGGGCCGGGAAAGCTGGCCGAGGCGGTGACCGAGACCGCCGGAGGCGGGCTGGAGGGCCTGGTCGACGGCCGCCTCGTGCGCTTCGGCTCGGCGCGCTTCTGCGAGGTGGACAGCACTGGCGACGCCGCGCTGGAAGCCTGGCTGTCGGTCGAGGGGCGCGCGCCCGTGCGCTTCGTCTTCTCCGACGCGCTGCGCCCCGGCGCGGCCGAAGCGTTGCGCGCGCTCGAGGCCCAGGGCCTGTCCAGCGAGCTTCTGAGCGGGGATCGCGCCGAACCGGTGGCCTCGGCCGCCGAAGCGCTGGAGATCGGCCGCTGGAAAGCCGGCCTCAAACCCCAGGACAAGATCGCCCGGATCGAGGCGCTGAAGGCTGAAGGCCTCGCCCCGGTCATGGTGGGCGACGGGCTGAACGACGCGCCGGCGCTTGCGAGCGCCTACGTTTCGATCTCGATGGGCTCGGCCGCCGAGATCAGCCGTGACGCGGCCGATCTCGTGGTTCAGGGCGACCGTCTGACCGCCATTCCGCGCGCGGTGGAGATCGCGCGGACGGCCAAGCGCCGGATGATGGAGAATTTCGCGCTGGCGAACATCTATAACGCCATCGCCGTGCCGCTGGCGGTGTTCGGCCTGGTCAATCCGCTGGTCGCCGCGCTCGCCATGTCGAGCTCGTCGATCGTCGTCATGCTCAACGCGCTGAGGCTCGCCCGCTCGTGACCGCGATACTCTGGCTCATCCCCGCCGCCCTGGCGCTCGGCGCGCTCGGGCTCGTCGCCTTCTTCTGGTCGATGCGCTCGGGCCAGTACGAGGACATCGAAGGCGCGGCCGAACGCATCCTCATCGACGAGGACAAACCCATCGTCGATGAGGACGAGCCGGAAAGCGAAGACCCGCGCGAGCGCTAGGCTTCGCTGGTCTTCTCGGCGAGTTCGCGCGCGCTCGGCATCGGCTTGGGCGCGAAGTCCTTATAGGCCCGCCAGCTCGCATGCGCGATCAGCGGGAAGGTCACCGCCAGCCCGATCAGGAAGAACGCAGCGCCCAGCGCGACGAAGAAGGCGATCAGAAGCGCCCACGTGCCCATCACGAAGGGCTGGGCGAACACCGCCTTGACGCTGGCCACCATGGCGGTGACCGCGTCCACGTCCTGATCGACGATCATCGGAAAGCTCAGCGCGGAGACCATGAAGGCCGCAAACCCCAGCGCCGCGCCGATCGCCGTGCCGACCGCCAGAAGCGTCACGCCCGACGGATCGGAGAACAGGAAGCTCGCCGTGCTGGCGATCCGGTAGTCCGCGTCGCCGGCGGCGAACATCACGAACAGGAACTGCGCCAGACGCGCCCAGGCCAGGAAGAAGACGAAGAGCAGGACGGTCAGAAGACCCATCTGGGTCAGCCGGCTCGGCGAGATCCGCCAGAAGTCGAGCATGCCCGGCGTCTCGCCGTCATGAAGCTTCTGGCTGACGCAATAGATGCCCACCGCGAAGACCGGGCCGACGAGCGCGAAGCCGCCCACGAAGACCGGCA carries:
- the ccoG gene encoding cytochrome c oxidase accessory protein CcoG encodes the protein MELIKNRPAPKAKAADGVAVHDAEPVNSPERRELYHKREPIYPKLVHGKFRSAKWIFMILALGVYYLLPFVRWDRGPGAPDQAVLVDFANARFYFFFIELWPQEVFYITGLLILAALLLFLVTALFGRVWCGYACPQTVWTDLFIAVERLFEGDRNKRMRLDKQPWSFDKAWRKISKHAVWLVIAAATGGAWILYFHDAFAVLENFFTGQAALTSYLFFAILTFTTYTLAGTMREQVCTYMCPWPRIQAGLTDQQSLNVMYRVDRGEPRGAHKKGESWEGRGDCIDCKACVAACPMGIDIREGAQLECIGCALCIDACDEIMVKVNRPKGLIAYDTDLNIERRMKGEKTQFNLLRPRVILYAALIAAVSGLMLFGLINRSELELNSYRDRNPNFVTLSDGTVRNGYTLTVLNKAGEPRTLDVSLQTDPMMRMRVIGATEAAPTRLAVPADTTQDFRIFLSLPPEAVDRASEDVTFVVTDPATGETARTEAVFITGEGGR
- a CDS encoding FixH family protein, which translates into the protein MSTGDWNDVHEGPAKFRIKGWHVLAMMVAFFGVIFTVNTLFITLALGSFPGEQTRRSYMQGLQYNDVIAEREAQAALGWTAAANLTAETVIVSVRDANANPVTNLQLEGALRRPADMDLDHALAFEEIRPGVYSAPVSGLLEGRYILEAQSAGELPFVLESELWRR
- a CDS encoding heavy metal translocating P-type ATPase; the protein is MAALDAGFAPSAPSPLDERREEAAAHVRAGPEEGRKRLDLAVTGATCAACIQKIEGALTKMDGVRRARLNLSTGRLGVEFAGADERAGDFLMAVEALGYGARPYSAEAADDARTREEKRLLRALAVSGFAMMNVMLLSISVWAGEGEMDLATKTLMHWISGLIALPAVAYAGMPFFESGWRSLKARRVNMDVPISLAVLLACVLSIYETAMGHGEAYFDAAVMLLFFLLIGRYLDQRLRAKAGRAARDLASLQASIAHRIGEDGAVKAVPARDVAPGELLLIKTGERFPVDGVIETGDSRADAALVTGETEPVALTPGAEAFSGMINLGAPVKLRASAASADSLLAEIARLVEAGEQSKSRYVQYADHAARAYVPAVFVMAAATLLGWLAIGGSPHDAIMNAIAVLIITCPCAMALVAPAVQVVACGRLFQAGVLVKSGDALERLADAKTVVFDKTGTLTRGAPELLNGETLGAETIETAARLARASRHPLSRAAVRAAGPGKLAEAVTETAGGGLEGLVDGRLVRFGSARFCEVDSTGDAALEAWLSVEGRAPVRFVFSDALRPGAAEALRALEAQGLSSELLSGDRAEPVASAAEALEIGRWKAGLKPQDKIARIEALKAEGLAPVMVGDGLNDAPALASAYVSISMGSAAEISRDAADLVVQGDRLTAIPRAVEIARTAKRRMMENFALANIYNAIAVPLAVFGLVNPLVAALAMSSSSIVVMLNALRLARS
- the ccoS gene encoding cbb3-type cytochrome oxidase assembly protein CcoS is translated as MTAILWLIPAALALGALGLVAFFWSMRSGQYEDIEGAAERILIDEDKPIVDEDEPESEDPRER
- a CDS encoding DUF2189 domain-containing protein; this encodes MRIGRGETIMVTLEKVRRDAPWSWIKGGIADMRAAPVTSIGYGATFTLLGIAITLGLSMLGMAGFVPVFVGGFALVGPVFAVGIYCVSQKLHDGETPGMLDFWRISPSRLTQMGLLTVLLFVFFLAWARLAQFLFVMFAAGDADYRIASTASFLFSDPSGVTLLAVGTAIGAALGFAAFMVSALSFPMIVDQDVDAVTAMVASVKAVFAQPFVMGTWALLIAFFVALGAAFFLIGLAVTFPLIAHASWRAYKDFAPKPMPSARELAEKTSEA